A window from Campylobacter concisus encodes these proteins:
- a CDS encoding ABC transporter ATP-binding protein produces the protein MNNFGLKDVLKRFGPYFKDYIPYFILAFISMALASGGTAVSAYLVEPVLNKIFVEKNETLLYLLPCAIIAIYVLKNVGTFMQAYFTAYIGQDTIRRFREKMVENLLTLDMKFFNDFRTGELISRTTNDIDRIRSIVSSMIPEFAREFITIIGLLCVVIYQSPKLAFFALVVMPIAIYPISRLAKKMKKISKQSQEKTSDITSALSEIFTNIEIIKANNAQKYEHSRFVDENNKFFKLNLKTVKIEQLVSPLMETIGSIGVAAVIIVGGKDVIDGNINMGAFFSFLTALFMLYTPLKRIVNIYNKMQDAIAASERTFFLMDKVSEIKDGEKEISEEIKLIKFNNVCLNYGEKEVLRGINLEANKSEFIALVGSSGGGKTSLMNLLMRFYDVNSGEILINETNLKDIKIHSLRQNIGLVTQRVYIFNDTIAKNVAYGREFDEEAVINALKMANAYEFVSKLDDGIHSILNEFGTNLSGGQRQRIAIARALYQNPQILIFDEATSALDNESEKEITKAINNLRSKKIIFVIAHRLSTVESADKIAVLSGGKIVDIGSDEELSKRNEIYAKLKGKALV, from the coding sequence ATGAATAACTTTGGCTTAAAAGATGTGCTAAAACGCTTTGGTCCATATTTTAAAGACTACATTCCATACTTTATCCTAGCCTTCATCAGCATGGCTCTCGCAAGTGGCGGAACAGCAGTCAGTGCGTATCTAGTGGAGCCTGTACTTAATAAAATTTTCGTTGAAAAAAACGAAACACTGCTTTATTTGTTACCATGTGCGATCATTGCTATTTATGTGTTAAAAAATGTTGGAACTTTTATGCAGGCCTATTTTACGGCATATATCGGGCAAGATACAATTAGAAGATTTCGTGAGAAGATGGTCGAAAATTTACTAACTTTGGATATGAAATTTTTTAATGATTTTCGAACAGGCGAGCTAATAAGTAGAACCACAAACGACATCGACCGCATAAGATCGATAGTTTCGAGTATGATACCTGAATTTGCAAGGGAATTTATAACGATCATTGGCCTACTTTGTGTAGTCATATATCAAAGCCCAAAGCTAGCATTTTTTGCACTTGTAGTTATGCCAATAGCGATTTATCCGATTTCTCGTCTTGCAAAAAAGATGAAAAAAATTTCAAAGCAGTCGCAAGAAAAGACATCCGATATCACTTCAGCTTTGAGTGAAATTTTTACAAATATCGAGATAATAAAGGCAAACAATGCCCAAAAATACGAGCATTCACGCTTTGTTGATGAAAATAATAAATTTTTTAAACTAAATCTCAAAACCGTAAAAATTGAGCAACTAGTAAGTCCGCTAATGGAGACGATAGGCTCTATCGGAGTTGCAGCCGTTATCATCGTGGGTGGCAAAGATGTCATCGATGGCAACATAAACATGGGTGCTTTCTTTTCGTTTTTAACTGCACTTTTTATGCTCTATACTCCGCTAAAACGCATAGTAAATATTTATAACAAGATGCAAGATGCGATCGCCGCAAGCGAGAGAACCTTTTTCTTGATGGATAAAGTAAGCGAGATAAAAGATGGCGAAAAAGAGATAAGCGAAGAGATAAAACTTATCAAATTTAACAACGTATGTCTAAACTACGGTGAAAAAGAAGTTTTAAGAGGGATAAATTTAGAGGCAAATAAGTCAGAATTTATAGCCCTTGTTGGCTCAAGTGGTGGCGGAAAAACATCGCTCATGAATCTACTTATGAGATTTTACGACGTAAATAGCGGAGAAATTTTAATAAATGAGACAAATTTAAAAGATATCAAAATCCACTCACTTCGCCAAAACATCGGTCTTGTCACACAGCGTGTCTATATCTTTAACGATACAATCGCTAAAAACGTGGCTTACGGCAGAGAATTTGACGAAGAAGCCGTGATAAATGCACTAAAAATGGCAAATGCCTATGAGTTTGTGAGCAAACTAGATGATGGTATCCACTCTATCTTAAATGAATTTGGCACAAACCTTTCAGGCGGTCAAAGACAACGCATAGCAATAGCAAGAGCGCTTTATCAAAACCCACAAATTCTTATCTTTGACGAAGCCACTTCAGCGCTTGATAACGAGAGTGAAAAAGAGATCACAAAGGCTATAAACAATCTAAGAAGCAAGAAAATCATCTTTGTCATCGCTCACCGTCTAAGCACGGTTGAGAGTGCTGATAAGATCGCGGTTTTAAGTGGTGGAAAGATAGTTGATATTGGAAGCGATGAAGAGCTTAGCAAGAGAAATGAAATTTATGCAAAACTTAAAGGCAAAGCCTTAGTTTAA
- a CDS encoding type II toxin-antitoxin system Phd/YefM family antitoxin, protein MVTFTKDEIYTATEVVRNFSSVLSRVGANELKRAVIVKNNKFEAVLLNMEEYERLCEAVSVLESIYAAKKRENDGE, encoded by the coding sequence ATGGTAACTTTTACAAAAGATGAAATTTATACAGCAACTGAAGTGGTTAGAAATTTTAGTTCAGTGCTCTCTCGTGTGGGAGCTAATGAATTAAAAAGAGCGGTCATTGTTAAAAATAATAAATTTGAAGCAGTGCTTTTAAATATGGAAGAGTATGAGCGCCTTTGCGAAGCAGTGAGCGTGCTTGAGAGCATTTACGCTGCTAAAAAGAGAGAAAACGATGGCGAGTAG
- a CDS encoding D-alanine--D-alanine ligase: MNLGVIFGAKSYEHEISIVSAIVLKNVLKQELKFIFCDANRDFYLIEQKDMRANFFSSGKYKNSKKLSLAKGGFYVHSLFGDKKVECDVIINLIHGMDGEDGKIAALFDFYGIKYIGPRLEVSALSYNKELTKFLAQKAGVKALDYEILTRESQPKFHYPIILKPARLGSSIGVNIVHDASELTYAKDVAFEFDKDVLVEPFIKGVKEYNLAGCKIDGKIKFSIIEEPKKKEFLDYEQKYLSFSNENKVKEAEISEELKQKLKFNFSKIYDCGFDGAIIRCDFFVIDDEVYLNEINPNPGSLANYLFEDFESTLNALANSLPRERNIKIDYSFINSITSVKGRGKI; the protein is encoded by the coding sequence ATGAATTTAGGTGTGATATTTGGAGCAAAGAGCTATGAACATGAGATAAGCATAGTTAGTGCGATAGTTTTAAAAAATGTCCTAAAACAAGAGCTAAAATTTATATTTTGCGACGCAAATAGAGACTTTTATCTTATCGAGCAAAAAGATATGAGAGCAAATTTCTTTAGCTCTGGTAAATACAAAAACTCAAAGAAGCTATCTTTGGCAAAGGGCGGCTTTTACGTGCACTCTCTTTTTGGCGATAAAAAAGTAGAGTGTGATGTCATTATAAATTTGATCCATGGCATGGACGGCGAAGATGGCAAGATAGCAGCACTTTTTGACTTTTACGGCATAAAATATATAGGTCCAAGGCTTGAAGTAAGCGCGCTTAGCTACAACAAAGAGCTTACTAAATTTCTAGCACAAAAAGCTGGTGTAAAGGCGCTTGACTATGAGATACTAACTCGTGAGAGCCAGCCAAAATTTCACTATCCTATTATCTTAAAGCCAGCAAGACTTGGAAGTAGCATCGGCGTAAATATAGTGCATGACGCCAGCGAGCTAACTTATGCAAAAGACGTGGCATTTGAGTTTGATAAAGATGTGCTTGTCGAGCCTTTTATAAAAGGAGTAAAAGAGTACAACCTTGCAGGCTGTAAGATAGATGGAAAGATAAAATTTTCTATCATAGAAGAGCCAAAAAAGAAAGAATTTCTTGACTACGAGCAAAAGTATCTTAGCTTTTCAAATGAAAACAAGGTAAAAGAGGCTGAAATTTCTGAGGAGCTAAAACAAAAGCTTAAATTTAACTTTTCAAAAATTTATGATTGCGGTTTTGACGGAGCGATCATTAGATGCGACTTCTTTGTGATAGATGATGAGGTCTATCTAAATGAGATAAATCCAAATCCAGGAAGCCTTGCAAACTATCTATTTGAGGATTTTGAGAGCACTTTAAATGCTCTTGCAAACTCACTTCCAAGAGAGCGTAATATAAAGATCGATTATAGCTTCATAAACTCGATCACTTCAGTAAAAGGTCGCGGAAAAATTTAG
- the cysS gene encoding cysteine--tRNA ligase, with protein MRIFDTSKREKVEFSPIKDGEVSIYLCGPTVYDDAHLGHAKSAVSFDLLRRVLKALGYKVKFARNYTDIDDKILNKMAQTGQSLEEITNKYIAHYESDMNALNVLDPDFKPKATQCLEAIISYIKVLMDRGVAYKTSDGIYFDTSKDSGYFSISGKDNNTDLIARVASFGEKRDEKDFVLWKFDEKWYESPFGKGRPGWHTECVAMIREFLSDKENDKFEIDIHAGGIDLLFPHHENEASQCRCAYHKNLSKYWMHNGFIKVNNEKMSKSLNNSFFVKDALKNVHGEVLRFYLLTSHYRAHFNYSDEDLVASKKRLDKIYRLKKRVDGVQAGTANESFKNELLEALSDDLNASKALASVDEFVKTANERLDNNPKDKAYKAEVVATLELMGEILGIASTNYVEYFQFGVSDEQKEQIKRLLDERAVAKKEKNFARADEIRDELSSLNISIMDTPNGAVWEKNNE; from the coding sequence ATGCGAATTTTTGATACTTCCAAAAGAGAAAAGGTTGAGTTTAGCCCTATTAAAGATGGTGAAGTTAGCATCTATCTGTGCGGACCAACGGTCTATGACGATGCGCATTTGGGACATGCAAAATCAGCCGTTAGCTTTGATCTTTTAAGAAGGGTCTTAAAAGCGCTTGGCTACAAGGTCAAATTTGCAAGAAACTACACCGATATCGACGATAAAATTTTAAATAAAATGGCGCAAACTGGCCAAAGCCTAGAGGAGATCACAAACAAATATATAGCGCATTATGAGAGCGATATGAACGCTTTAAACGTGCTTGATCCAGACTTTAAGCCAAAGGCTACGCAGTGTTTGGAGGCGATCATTAGCTACATCAAAGTGCTTATGGATAGAGGTGTGGCGTATAAGACGAGCGATGGAATTTACTTTGATACGAGCAAGGATAGTGGCTATTTTAGCATTAGCGGCAAGGACAATAACACTGATCTAATCGCGCGCGTGGCAAGTTTTGGCGAGAAAAGAGATGAAAAAGACTTCGTGCTTTGGAAATTTGATGAAAAATGGTATGAAAGCCCATTTGGCAAGGGTCGCCCTGGCTGGCACACCGAGTGCGTGGCGATGATAAGGGAGTTTTTAAGCGACAAAGAAAATGATAAATTTGAGATCGATATCCACGCTGGAGGCATCGACCTACTCTTTCCGCACCACGAAAATGAAGCAAGCCAGTGCAGATGCGCTTATCATAAAAATTTGAGCAAATACTGGATGCACAATGGCTTTATAAAAGTAAATAACGAAAAGATGAGCAAGAGCCTAAATAACAGCTTTTTCGTAAAGGACGCCCTAAAAAACGTTCATGGTGAAGTGCTTAGATTTTATCTACTTACAAGCCATTACAGGGCTCATTTTAATTATTCAGATGAAGATTTAGTGGCTTCAAAAAAGAGACTTGATAAAATTTATCGCCTTAAAAAAAGAGTTGACGGTGTGCAAGCAGGGACAGCAAATGAGAGCTTTAAAAATGAGCTACTTGAAGCACTAAGCGACGATCTAAATGCTTCAAAAGCACTTGCAAGCGTTGATGAGTTTGTAAAAACGGCAAATGAAAGACTTGATAATAACCCAAAAGATAAAGCATATAAGGCCGAAGTAGTGGCAACTCTAGAGCTGATGGGCGAAATTTTAGGCATTGCTAGCACAAATTATGTTGAGTATTTTCAGTTTGGTGTAAGCGACGAGCAAAAAGAGCAGATAAAAAGACTACTTGATGAGCGCGCGGTAGCTAAAAAAGAGAAAAATTTTGCAAGAGCTGATGAGATAAGAGATGAGCTTTCCAGCCTAAATATCTCTATCATGGATACGCCAAATGGCGCAGTTTGGGAGAAAAATAATGAATAA
- the ruvA gene encoding Holliday junction branch migration protein RuvA: MIKAIEGVVSKKDPAFVILKTNSGVSYGIFISLFCSAKLSKGEKVELTITQIIREDANLLYGFLDANEQKMFEMLIKLNGIGASTAMAVCSSLSSQAFTNAIISGDADTFKSVPGIGPKTARRIIAELSDAKLISDESVPSYQNEALLALEALGFKREKIVKILPECKSENTSDLIKEALKKLG, encoded by the coding sequence ATGATAAAAGCGATCGAAGGTGTCGTCAGCAAAAAAGATCCCGCATTTGTGATACTTAAAACAAATAGCGGCGTAAGCTATGGAATTTTTATCTCGCTTTTTTGCTCAGCCAAGCTTAGCAAGGGCGAAAAAGTCGAGCTTACCATAACACAGATCATAAGAGAGGACGCAAATTTACTCTATGGCTTTTTGGATGCAAATGAGCAAAAGATGTTTGAGATGCTTATTAAATTAAATGGTATCGGAGCTAGCACGGCTATGGCAGTTTGCTCAAGTCTTAGCTCACAGGCATTTACAAATGCCATAATAAGCGGCGATGCAGATACCTTTAAAAGTGTGCCAGGTATCGGACCAAAGACTGCTAGACGCATCATAGCTGAGCTAAGCGACGCAAAACTAATAAGTGATGAGAGCGTGCCAAGCTACCAAAACGAAGCGCTTTTGGCACTTGAAGCGCTTGGCTTTAAACGTGAGAAGATAGTGAAAATTTTGCCTGAGTGTAAGAGTGAAAATACAAGTGATCTTATAAAAGAAGCATTAAAGAAATTAGGATAA
- a CDS encoding Mur ligase family protein, whose protein sequence is MSIFLSISTVLFIFALAFYVITCFQWFSYRPERVLFHFTKPAWHVFFFIVPLVLFYTTGKWFFIYFYFALLPALYLWHKKLDKKLVFTARIKHFFVILACAIILNYALNFIIHKAFLAPMPLFVLVVSLFFSEILEKIKFQGFKNKALKKLGANKELKIILITASYGKTSIKNFLFEILKDSFVCYKTPRSVNTMAGIIKDINENLSEQTQIYIAEAGARLKGDILEITKILNPQIVIVGEIGAQHIEYFKTLDNIRSTKLEALQSTRLQMAFLHSSTKKEPSQNIEIYDESLKDINANLDGISFTLGDKSYASPLLGKFNATNLAVCIKVAKYLKMGDEAVDRALSKMKNVEHRLSKIEAGGKLIIDDSFNGNFSGMSASYELVSTYAGRKVLLTPGIVESDAEQNANLAKVINEIFDLVIITSSLNAEVLLKYIVKPKIIILKDKNKMQEILAQNTRAGDLILFSNDAPSFI, encoded by the coding sequence ATGAGTATATTTTTAAGCATAAGCACAGTTTTATTTATCTTTGCGCTCGCTTTTTATGTGATTACTTGCTTTCAGTGGTTTTCATATAGGCCTGAGCGCGTACTCTTTCACTTCACAAAGCCCGCTTGGCACGTCTTTTTCTTTATTGTGCCGTTGGTGCTTTTTTACACGACTGGCAAGTGGTTTTTTATCTATTTTTACTTTGCTCTTTTGCCAGCTCTTTATCTTTGGCACAAAAAACTTGATAAAAAGCTAGTCTTTACCGCCAGGATCAAGCACTTTTTTGTGATCCTTGCTTGCGCTATCATCTTAAACTACGCTTTAAATTTTATCATCCACAAGGCGTTTTTGGCTCCGATGCCACTTTTTGTCTTGGTTGTGAGCCTATTTTTTAGTGAAATTTTAGAAAAGATAAAATTTCAAGGATTTAAAAACAAGGCGCTTAAAAAACTCGGCGCAAACAAAGAGCTAAAGATAATCCTAATCACCGCAAGCTACGGCAAAACTAGCATCAAAAATTTCCTCTTTGAAATTTTAAAAGATAGCTTCGTCTGCTACAAGACGCCTCGCAGCGTAAATACAATGGCTGGCATAATTAAAGACATCAATGAAAACTTAAGCGAGCAAACGCAAATTTACATCGCTGAGGCAGGTGCTAGGCTAAAGGGCGACATTTTAGAAATCACAAAAATTCTAAACCCGCAAATCGTCATCGTAGGTGAGATCGGCGCGCAACACATTGAGTATTTTAAAACGCTTGATAATATCCGCTCTACCAAGCTTGAAGCACTTCAAAGCACTCGTTTGCAGATGGCATTTTTACATAGTTCGACAAAAAAAGAGCCAAGCCAAAATATAGAAATTTATGATGAAAGTCTAAAAGATATCAATGCAAATTTAGATGGAATTTCGTTTACGCTTGGTGACAAGAGTTACGCCTCGCCGCTACTTGGCAAATTTAACGCTACAAATTTAGCCGTTTGCATCAAGGTGGCAAAATACCTAAAAATGGGCGATGAGGCGGTAGATAGAGCGCTATCTAAGATGAAAAACGTAGAGCACCGCCTAAGCAAGATCGAGGCTGGTGGCAAGCTGATAATTGATGATAGCTTTAATGGAAATTTCTCAGGCATGAGTGCAAGCTACGAGCTTGTAAGCACCTACGCTGGCAGAAAAGTGCTGCTAACACCTGGTATCGTCGAGAGCGATGCAGAGCAAAATGCAAATTTAGCCAAGGTGATAAATGAAATTTTTGACCTTGTTATCATCACAAGCTCGCTAAACGCCGAAGTTTTACTAAAGTACATCGTAAAGCCAAAGATCATCATCTTAAAGGATAAAAATAAAATGCAAGAAATTCTAGCTCAAAATACGCGTGCTGGCGATCTTATACTATTTTCAAACGATGCACCGAGCTTTATATGA
- a CDS encoding alpha/beta fold hydrolase, with translation MASRAVKYGSDEYEISYEVVNPKCKKIVLFLHGWGANKEIMKKAFGHYLNELCHVYIDMPGFGKSSITDPLKTSDYAKIVENFCDELGIKPDIIVGHSFGGKIATLLKPPYLVLLSSAGIIVKKPFIVRAKITIFKIFKLFGFGKFYKLFATKDVSGMSRVMYETLKNVVDEDFTKHFANFSGKALIFWGENDKATPITSGESIHKLIKNSSFFPLRGDHFFFLLHAKFISDEIEKGINFEPNEAKNVVLDDESGIEEIR, from the coding sequence ATGGCGAGTAGGGCGGTAAAGTACGGCTCAGACGAGTATGAGATCAGCTACGAAGTAGTAAATCCAAAATGCAAAAAAATAGTGCTTTTCTTGCACGGCTGGGGTGCTAATAAAGAGATAATGAAAAAGGCTTTTGGGCACTATCTAAACGAGCTTTGCCATGTCTATATCGACATGCCAGGCTTTGGTAAAAGCTCCATTACTGATCCATTAAAAACAAGTGATTACGCAAAAATCGTTGAAAATTTCTGTGATGAGCTTGGCATAAAGCCAGATATTATCGTAGGTCATAGCTTTGGTGGCAAGATCGCAACGCTTCTAAAGCCGCCATATCTTGTGCTTTTAAGCTCAGCTGGCATAATTGTCAAAAAGCCATTTATCGTGCGCGCAAAGATCACTATTTTTAAAATTTTTAAGCTTTTTGGATTTGGAAAATTTTATAAACTCTTTGCCACAAAAGATGTGAGCGGCATGAGCAGAGTGATGTATGAAACCCTAAAAAACGTAGTTGATGAGGATTTTACGAAGCATTTTGCCAACTTTAGTGGTAAGGCTTTAATATTTTGGGGAGAAAATGACAAGGCAACGCCTATAACAAGTGGAGAGAGCATACATAAGCTCATAAAAAATAGTTCATTTTTCCCGCTTAGGGGCGATCACTTTTTCTTTTTGCTTCACGCTAAATTTATAAGTGACGAGATAGAAAAAGGGATAAATTTTGAGCCAAATGAAGCAAAAAATGTCGTGCTTGACGATGAGAGCGGTATCGAGGAGATAAGATGA
- a CDS encoding flagellar assembly protein A, translating into MSENVQENERFLPPTQIQTSTPYISLKELSKQHSVPVEFIDFKILDILTYYKNKDNEESVFVPEENLNFFDDNAFYLDETLEIEQVYDVEFFDVRLNAVPKLPKIEIGVNSTVTKVVAKVKATKDCEYEQHYEDKLFEYIAKQLMKAQILIGIRIGKLKDELKQIASVVHVKGELDKDYILNITQGINPKKATDAKILYYYKDKLDAIKEEDKIDYADRGFVFGVAQDEVIMEEKKSHEGQNGRDARGKLLAVEKPKEDTGKEISISENIERVENDDSIIYIAKKSGYVVEKNGSFDIEERIEINEANFKTTGSIQAGTDTNVTLVVRETDTIKDAIGTGIIVEADEIEVKGNVGANAMVKANEVIIGGQTHQKAKIYAKNAKISIHIGKVEAENVEIDRLEGGNVVAKRVKINSVVGGSITAQNIQINTLGSNCTITASHLIDVRYLRGTDNKFIIDTSKMPESAEATQEQLNKIEYTKAELASLLKNIETKKNVINENKDSIYTIKAKVEELSKAKVIPPVTFMKKLKEYQGLVNEYNTLLKIFKDKKELLATLKDELEIMQNGIFSAKVINRGNWVELNEIRFVIVDPPQNVTYISKQNETAHAITLEKIGDGDEAEYKIKKSNKLEDYTDTNF; encoded by the coding sequence TTGAGCGAGAACGTGCAAGAAAACGAGAGATTTTTACCGCCAACGCAAATTCAAACTTCAACACCTTATATATCGCTTAAAGAACTAAGCAAACAACACAGCGTACCGGTAGAATTTATAGATTTTAAAATTTTAGACATTTTGACTTATTATAAAAATAAAGATAATGAAGAGTCAGTTTTTGTCCCTGAAGAAAATTTAAACTTTTTTGATGATAATGCTTTTTATCTTGACGAGACACTAGAGATCGAGCAGGTCTATGACGTGGAATTTTTTGATGTTAGGCTAAATGCTGTGCCAAAGCTTCCAAAGATAGAAATCGGTGTAAATTCAACAGTTACAAAAGTAGTCGCAAAGGTAAAAGCCACAAAAGATTGTGAATACGAACAGCATTACGAAGATAAACTTTTTGAATATATCGCCAAACAGCTTATGAAAGCTCAAATTTTAATAGGTATAAGGATCGGCAAACTAAAAGATGAGTTAAAACAAATCGCCTCAGTTGTGCATGTAAAGGGCGAACTTGATAAAGACTACATACTAAACATAACACAAGGTATAAATCCAAAAAAAGCTACCGATGCAAAGATACTTTACTACTACAAAGATAAACTTGATGCAATAAAAGAGGAAGATAAGATTGATTACGCTGATAGAGGTTTTGTTTTTGGTGTAGCACAAGATGAAGTGATAATGGAAGAGAAAAAGTCTCACGAGGGACAAAATGGCCGTGATGCGAGAGGTAAATTATTAGCAGTAGAAAAGCCAAAAGAAGATACTGGCAAAGAGATAAGTATAAGCGAAAATATAGAGAGAGTAGAAAATGACGATAGCATAATATACATCGCTAAAAAATCAGGATATGTAGTTGAGAAAAATGGTTCATTTGACATTGAAGAGCGTATAGAGATAAATGAAGCAAATTTTAAAACAACTGGCTCTATTCAAGCAGGCACTGATACAAATGTGACTTTGGTGGTTAGAGAAACTGATACTATAAAAGACGCCATCGGCACTGGCATCATCGTGGAGGCTGACGAGATCGAGGTAAAAGGAAACGTCGGTGCAAATGCGATGGTTAAAGCAAATGAAGTAATAATCGGCGGTCAAACACACCAAAAGGCTAAAATTTATGCAAAGAATGCAAAAATTTCTATCCATATCGGTAAGGTTGAAGCTGAAAATGTCGAGATAGATAGGCTAGAAGGCGGAAATGTCGTAGCAAAAAGAGTTAAGATAAATAGCGTCGTTGGTGGATCTATAACCGCTCAAAATATCCAAATAAATACGCTTGGCTCAAACTGCACTATCACAGCTTCACACTTAATAGACGTAAGATATTTAAGAGGCACTGACAATAAATTTATAATCGATACCAGTAAAATGCCTGAGAGTGCTGAGGCTACGCAAGAGCAATTAAATAAGATCGAATATACAAAAGCAGAGCTTGCCTCTCTTCTAAAAAATATTGAAACAAAGAAAAATGTCATAAATGAAAATAAAGACTCGATTTATACCATAAAAGCAAAGGTAGAAGAGCTCTCAAAAGCTAAAGTGATACCGCCAGTTACCTTTATGAAAAAGCTAAAAGAGTATCAAGGTCTAGTCAATGAATACAACACTTTGCTAAAAATTTTTAAAGATAAAAAAGAGTTGCTAGCTACTCTAAAGGATGAGCTTGAGATCATGCAAAATGGAATATTTTCTGCAAAAGTGATAAATAGAGGCAACTGGGTTGAATTAAATGAGATTAGATTTGTTATCGTTGATCCTCCACAAAATGTCACTTATATCTCAAAGCAAAATGAAACCGCACATGCTATTACTTTGGAGAAGATCGGCGATGGCGATGAGGCTGAGTATAAGATCAAAAAGTCAAATAAATTAGAAGACTACACAGATACAAATTTTTAA
- the murJ gene encoding murein biosynthesis integral membrane protein MurJ, with protein MFIKGFFSNSVGIMTSRILGLIRDLLTASILGAGIFSDLFFIAFKIPNLFRRIFGEGAFTQAFLPNFANSKKKAIFQAEIFIKFLLFIGALTLLVNLFTPYFIKIIASGLSEQNITDAVPLVRINFYYLALVYIVTFMGALLQYKGHFATTAFSTALLNLAMIASLLLALGKSESVVALYLSFGVVAGGILQVLVHLIAMKFNALNKIFWGGLSGYFKGKKASSKGFFINFYHGLLGSSAMQISAFMDTWLASFLVSGSISYLFYANRIFQLPLAIFAIALSQALFPKITRLLKQKDEANALVWTKKSFYLLLCALLAATITGVVMSEFIIWLLFERGNFVRANTIECAKVLSAYLVGLTPFGLAKIFSLWLYANMKQKEAAKISIICLVINLILAVILMQKFGAAGLAFASSLGGFLQLILYVRAFGAKRFLAIIEPKFIAAIALFAVLLYFGLTFLKDIFNANF; from the coding sequence ATGTTTATAAAAGGTTTTTTTTCAAACTCAGTTGGTATCATGACTTCAAGGATTTTAGGGCTTATAAGAGATCTTTTAACGGCTTCTATCCTTGGTGCTGGCATATTTAGCGACCTCTTTTTTATAGCATTTAAGATACCAAATTTATTTCGCCGCATCTTTGGCGAGGGCGCCTTTACTCAGGCATTTTTGCCAAATTTTGCAAATAGCAAGAAAAAAGCGATCTTTCAGGCTGAAATTTTCATCAAATTTTTACTTTTCATAGGCGCATTAACGCTTCTTGTAAATTTATTTACGCCCTACTTTATAAAGATCATCGCAAGCGGTTTAAGCGAGCAAAACATAACCGATGCAGTGCCACTTGTGCGTATAAATTTCTACTATCTAGCTCTTGTTTATATCGTCACTTTCATGGGCGCGCTACTTCAGTATAAAGGGCACTTTGCGACAACAGCGTTTTCTACAGCACTGCTAAATTTAGCCATGATCGCATCGCTACTTTTGGCTCTTGGCAAGAGTGAGAGTGTGGTCGCACTTTATCTTAGCTTTGGCGTCGTTGCAGGCGGTATATTGCAAGTTTTGGTGCATCTAATCGCTATGAAATTTAACGCCTTAAATAAAATTTTCTGGGGCGGTCTAAGCGGATATTTTAAAGGCAAAAAAGCTAGCAGCAAAGGCTTTTTTATAAATTTCTACCACGGCTTACTTGGCTCAAGTGCTATGCAGATAAGCGCATTTATGGACACTTGGCTAGCTAGCTTTTTGGTAAGCGGCTCGATAAGCTATCTCTTTTATGCAAATAGAATTTTTCAGCTTCCGCTTGCTATCTTTGCGATCGCGCTCTCTCAAGCACTATTTCCAAAGATCACTAGACTTTTAAAGCAAAAAGACGAGGCAAACGCCCTAGTTTGGACGAAAAAGAGCTTTTACTTGCTTCTTTGCGCCCTGCTAGCAGCCACGATCACAGGCGTAGTGATGAGCGAATTTATCATTTGGCTCTTGTTTGAGAGAGGAAATTTCGTAAGGGCCAACACCATTGAGTGCGCCAAGGTGCTAAGTGCCTATTTGGTGGGGCTTACGCCATTTGGTCTGGCTAAAATTTTCTCACTTTGGCTCTATGCAAATATGAAGCAAAAAGAGGCAGCTAAAATTTCTATCATCTGCCTTGTGATAAATTTGATCCTAGCAGTCATTTTGATGCAGAAATTTGGAGCTGCTGGCCTTGCATTTGCAAGCTCGCTTGGAGGATTTTTACAGCTTATTTTATACGTTAGAGCCTTTGGAGCTAAGCGATTTTTAGCTATAATCGAGCCTAAATTTATAGCCGCTATCGCACTCTTTGCGGTTTTGCTCTATTTTGGTTTAACATTTTTAAAGGATATATTTAATGCGAATTTTTGA